From a single Anaerolineales bacterium genomic region:
- a CDS encoding GNAT family protein: protein MFADAFKKTPVLHTERLMLRAFTVDDIPAYREEFSKDSVQQYLGGVLLLGADQKSVNNWLRNINDRLLKKKIVITWLITKKKNPRESVGRIDLGGFTNKKAAEISYYIWEKHWGNGYAVEAVEGVVKFGFDVMELDRIQAIVHVENARSQKALLKTGFIQEGLLRKYPLGKSIEDVYMFSVVRQQAV from the coding sequence ATGTTCGCTGATGCATTCAAGAAAACGCCGGTCCTTCATACAGAGCGCCTGATGTTACGGGCGTTTACGGTCGATGACATTCCCGCTTATAGGGAAGAATTTTCGAAAGACTCAGTCCAACAATATCTCGGAGGCGTGTTGTTGCTTGGCGCAGACCAGAAAAGCGTCAACAATTGGTTGAGAAATATCAATGACAGATTGTTGAAGAAAAAAATCGTGATTACCTGGCTCATCACAAAGAAGAAAAATCCCCGTGAGAGTGTCGGCAGAATCGACCTCGGCGGTTTTACCAACAAGAAAGCGGCGGAAATTTCCTATTATATTTGGGAGAAACATTGGGGGAACGGGTATGCCGTTGAAGCCGTGGAAGGTGTTGTGAAATTCGGGTTCGATGTGATGGAATTGGATAGAATTCAGGCAATTGTCCATGTAGAAAATGCCCGGTCGCAGAAGGCGCTTTTGAAAACTGGATTTATTCAAGAAGGCTTGCTAAGGAAATACCCTCTGGGCAAAAGTATTGAGGATGTTTATATGTTCTCCGTAGTGCGCCAGCAGGCTGTGTGA